In Glycine max cultivar Williams 82 chromosome 7, Glycine_max_v4.0, whole genome shotgun sequence, a single window of DNA contains:
- the LOC100812784 gene encoding AMSH-like ubiquitin thioesterase 3 — translation MTIDLDSIARRVEVDNRIPIRYYYRIADNLLKQATIYREENNVVDLYIILLRFLSLVSETIPYHRDYQASLPNERAAYKKRSRAVLDELESLKPEFKRRVEKMNDSHVKAPFPEENGFNKALQSSVNSSLEWPAVSKQPTAGFSSHSSWNYDNMLSLDSRPIDKQFQKLSLSLPPPNKETLSRHSFLGPNGLRGQWLGPSAEIKVQYPSSSDLTHAKDSSLNQAGLYDLGAIKDGDQGPVTSTMDSVLSLDDGSWLRPAVESCSPVVTESREDPLQLLNIKQPLPPPVLAQVYPEHAPIPPSKVADPRPGPAKSSHDSGLGSTTYQHLHIPVKMMEDFLRLASENTRKNLETCGVLAGSLKKRVFHITTLIIPKQESTSDSCQTLNEEEIFEVQDSLSLFPLGWIHTHPSQTCFMSSVDLHTHYSYQIMLPEAIAIVMAPTDTTSPHGIFHLSDPGGVSVIRNCQQRGFHPHEEPEDGTPIYEHCSHVYMNANLKFDVVDLRER, via the exons ATGACCATCGACTTGGATTCGATCGCTCGCAGAGTCGAGGTTGATAATCGCATTCCAATCCGCTATTACTATCGGATTGCCGATAACCTCCTCAAGCAG GCAACTATCTACCGGGAGGAGAATAATGTAGTTGACTTGTACATCATTCTCCTTAGATTTTTAag tttggttTCTGAAACTATACCATATCATCGAGATTATCAAGCTTCATTGCCCAACGAAAGAGCAGCATATAAGAAG AGATCGCGAGCTGTGTTGGATGAGCTTGAATCTTTGAAGCCTGAATTTAAACGCCGGGTGGAAAAAATGAATGACTCACATGTAAAAGCTCCATTCCCTGAAGAAAATGGCTTCAATAAGGCTTTGCAGAGTTCAGTGAATTCATCTTTGGAATGGCCGGCTGTTAGTAAACAG CCTACTGCTGGATTCAGTTCACACTCTTCATGGAATTATGATAATATGTTATCTTTAGATTCCAGGCCTATTGACAAGCAGTTTCAGAAACT ATCTCTTAGTCTACCCCCTCCAAATAAGGAGACTTTGTCCAGACACTCATTTTTAGGACCAAATGGCCTTCGGGGCCAATGGCTTGGACCTAGTGCTGAAATAAAG GTTCAATATCCAAGCAGTAGTGATCTCACACATGCCAAGGATTCAAG CCTGAATCAGGCTGGGCTATATGATCTTGGGGCAATTAAAGATGGCGATCAAGGACCTGTTACATCCACAATGGACTCAGTTCTCTCCTTGGATGATGGAAGTTGGTTGCGTCCTGCTGTTGAGTCCTGTTCTCCTGTTGTAACTGAATCAAGGGAGGACCCCTTACAATTGCTCAACATCAAGCAACCTTTGCCGCCTCCTGTTCTTGCTCAGGTGTACCCAGAACATGCCCCTATTCCTCCTTCAAAAGTTGCAGATCCAAGGCCAGGACCAGCTAAATCATCTCATGATTCTGGACTTGGTTCAACTACATATCAACACCTACATATT CCTGTCAAAATGATGGAAGATTTTTTGAGATTAGCTTCGGAAAACACACGGAAGAACTTAGAGACATGTGGTGTTCTTGCAGGATCCCTG AAAAAAAGGGTATTCCATATCACAACACTTATAATCCCAAAGCAGGAATCAACTTCAGACTCG TGTCAAACATTGAACGAAGAAGAAATATTTGAAGTTCAAGACAGCTTATCACTTTTTCCTTTAGGTTGGATACAT ACACACCCGTCACAGACTTGTTTCATGTCTTCTGTAGATCTACACACTCATTACTCATACCAG ATCATGTTACCAGAGGCAATTGCTATTGTCATGGCCCCTACAGATACTACAAG TCCACATGGCATATTCCATCTGTCTGATCCGGGTGGTGTGTCTGTCATTCGTAACTGTCAACAACGTGGATTTCATCCCCATGAGGAGCCTGAGGATGGGACTCCAATATATGAGCACTGTTCCCATGTCTATATGAATGCTAACTTGAAGTTCGATGTTGTTGACCTTCGAGAGCGatga